A part of Arachis hypogaea cultivar Tifrunner chromosome 12, arahy.Tifrunner.gnm2.J5K5, whole genome shotgun sequence genomic DNA contains:
- the LOC140176692 gene encoding uncharacterized protein yields the protein MSLNPSEARTYYSSDTVSESETNNDILASIHTPEFLNTIRCSGVPNHEITVKVGTPIMLLRNIDDSAGLCNGTRLVVSKLGKHIIEAKSLTGKGASQKVFIPRMTLIPSDHRIPFKFQRRQFPIMVSYAMTINKSQGQSLSHVGLILKKPVFAHGQLYVAVSRVTNKRGLKIIICHEEKEKKETNNVVFKEVFRNVV from the coding sequence atgAGTTTGAACCCATCCGAAGCTCGGACTTATTATAGTTCTGATACAGTTTCTGAATCTGAAACAAATAATGATATTTTGGCATCAATTCACACACCAGAGTTCCTAAACACTATTAGATGCTCAGGAGTACCAAACCATGAGATAACTGTTAAGGTAGGGACACCAATCATGTTACTAAGAAACATAGATGACTCAGCAGGTCTATGTAATGGCACACGATTGGTTGTGTCCAAACTTGGAAAGCACATAATAGAAGCAAAAAGTTTAACAGGGAAGGGAGCTAGCCAAAAAGTGTTTATTCCTAGAATGACCCTAATCCCTTCTGATCATAGGATACCATTTAAATTTCAAAGGCGACAATTTCCTATCATGGTTTCTTATGCAATGACAATTAACAAGAGTCAAGGGCAGTCATTGTCACATGTTGGTTTGATATTAAAAAAGCCTGTATTCGCACATGGGCAACTATATGTTGCAGTTTCAAGAGTTACCAATAAAAGAGGGCTCAAGATCATAATATGTcatgaagaaaaagagaagaaggaaacaaaCAATGTTGTGTTCAAAGAAGTATTTAGAAACGTTGTCTAA